One Nicotiana tomentosiformis chromosome 4, ASM39032v3, whole genome shotgun sequence genomic window carries:
- the LOC104103743 gene encoding uncharacterized protein, whose amino-acid sequence MKPSFALTLYNFLFISVALIIPSAAKHRHVINFRSPNLFPESFTWDPKSHNFIVGGTRHQKLLSISDAGVTEILISDTDLPANSSFLGLAVDRRNNRLLACIHRIPTPTSPSPFNALAAYDLKSRRRIFLTPLLDNDDQNPIATVTEIIRPATANDVAVDSSGNSYVTNSDGDFIWKVNFAGEASIFSRSEVFKSHPVDMTAEYHKCGLNGIVFASKGYLLVVQSNTGKIYKVNVDDGTAKTVNLDKDLTAADGMGVRSDGVVVVVSQHKLYYVKSEDNWGEGVVFDEIALDAEGFASSVTIGDRNRVYVLYGHIMEGIMGNTDREEFSIVEMEEENKEDNIWLFVLVGFGLVYFLFWRFQMRRLVQNMDKRIA is encoded by the coding sequence ATGAAACCAAGTTTCGCCCTTACTCTTTACAACTTCCTTTTCATATCCGTCGCTTTAATCATTCCCTCCGCTGCTAAACACCGCCACGTCATCAATTTCCGATCACCGAACCTTTTTCCGGAGTCATTCACTTGGGATCCCAAATCACACAACTTCATCGTTGGCGGTACACGTCATCAGAAACTCCTCTCCATTTCCGACGCCGGCGTAACCGAAATCCTAATCTCCGACACCGATTTACCGGCAAATTCCTCGTTCCTCGGCCTCGCCGTCGACCGCCGTAACAACCGCCTCCTTGCTTGCATTCACCGTATCCCTACCCCCACTTCACCTTCCCCGTTCAACGCACTCGCCGCCTACGACCTCAAATCTCGCCGCCGCATTTTCCTCACCCCGCTCCTAGACAACGACGATCAAAATCCTATCGCCACCGTGACGGAGATAATCCGCCCCGCCACCGCGAATGACGTCGCCGTTGATTCCTCCGGAAACTCTTACGTGACCAACTCCGATGGGGATTTCATCTGGAAAGTGAATTTCGCCGGCGAAGCTTCGATTTTTTCGAGATCGGAGGTCTTCAAATCTCATCCCGTGGACATGACCGCAGAGTATCACAAATGCGGACTAAACGGCATCGTTTTTGCATCTAAAGGGTATTTACTTGTGGTCCAATCAAATACGGGGAAAATATACAAAGTCAACGTTGATGACGGGACGGCAAAGACCGTTAATTTGGACAAAGATTTAACGGCAGCTGATGGAATGGGCGTCAGAAGTGACGGCGTTGTGGTAGTGGTGAGTCAGCACAAGCTTTATTATGTGAAGAGCGAGGATAATTGGGGTGAGGGAGTAGTGTTTGACGAAATTGCCCTTGATGCGGAGGGGTTTGCATCTTCTGTTACAATTGGGGACAGGAACAGGGTGTATGTGTTATATGGGCATATTATGGAGGGTATAATGGGAAATACGGATAGAGAAGAGTTTAGCATAGTGGAAATGGAGGAAGAGAATAAAGAGGATAATATTTGGTTGTTTGTATTGGTGGGATTTGGGTTAGTTTATTTCTTGTTTTGGAGATTCCAAATGCGTCGACTTGTCCAAAACATGGATAAAAGAATAGCTTAG